The Temnothorax longispinosus isolate EJ_2023e chromosome 4, Tlon_JGU_v1, whole genome shotgun sequence genome has a window encoding:
- the LOC139811348 gene encoding uncharacterized protein: MARKETKTGKKGKSVKPMKIAALVVSAIQDLRETKGSTPKKITGYISYASSIPEQSIKRQVKAALNRGVEYGILRRYRGHYYLPTGDELDRANRIAVRFAKLSTPASTLARSKTNSSRKMKDGKRPRGIDNTARKNKKAQKIRTPAVSTSPSLTDEIAGDIASVTQ, from the exons ATGGCGAGAAAGGAGACAAAAACTgggaaaaagggaaaaagcGTGAAACCTATGAAAATCGCTGCTCTAGTCGTCTCTGCTATACAAGATCTTCGCGAAACCAAAGGCTCTACACCCAAAAAGATTACAGGATACATTAGTTACGCTTCGAGCATTCCTGAACAAAGCATTAAACGACAA GTGAAGGCAGCTTTGAACCGAGGGGTGGAGTATGGTATTTTGCGAAGATACCGCGGCCACTACTATCTTCCCACTGGCGACGAGTTGGATCGCGCGAATCGCATCGCCGTGCGATTCGCAAAATTGTCGACGCCCGCGTCAACGCTCGCCAGGTCGAAAACCAATTCTTCCCGCAAGATGAAGGACGGTAAGAGACCCCGGGGAATTGATAATACAGcgcgaaagaataaaaaagctCAGAAAATTCGCACCCCCGCTGTCTCAACCAGTCCGAGTTTGACGGACGAAATTGCCGGTGACATCGCGTCCGTGACTCAGTGA